From the Luteolibacter arcticus genome, one window contains:
- a CDS encoding DUF4465 domain-containing protein: MHYPKTASLMRTLTTVPRSLFAAGITLAAALPTQAAVITFDELDPGSQGYWSGDYPAEEGTVNSTFSSGTATFQNSATTGPGYTYWSGFGYSNHGDTTTSGFGNQYSSFAGGGAGGSGNFVMASGSSAVGEEGPTITFPSPTDLTGLGAWFTNATYAALSIRDGDGFSDPFGGDDGTDPDYLRLTIHGYNGATAMGTVDFYLADYRGDSSSDYIVDQWRWVNLSSLGTVDKLTFSFDSSDQSFGFINKPAYFAMDNLLSVPEPSTALAALAGLALLARRRRR; encoded by the coding sequence ATGCACTACCCAAAGACGGCGTCCCTCATGCGGACGCTCACGACGGTCCCCCGCTCATTGTTTGCGGCGGGAATCACACTGGCAGCGGCCCTTCCCACTCAAGCTGCCGTCATCACCTTCGACGAGCTGGATCCCGGCTCGCAAGGCTACTGGAGCGGAGACTACCCCGCTGAGGAGGGCACCGTGAACTCCACGTTCAGTTCCGGCACCGCCACGTTCCAGAATAGCGCCACGACCGGCCCCGGATACACCTATTGGTCCGGTTTCGGCTACTCGAACCACGGCGACACCACGACTTCCGGCTTCGGAAACCAATACAGCTCCTTTGCCGGCGGCGGCGCGGGTGGCTCCGGAAACTTCGTGATGGCGTCCGGCAGTTCCGCTGTTGGAGAGGAAGGCCCGACGATCACCTTCCCTTCCCCGACCGACCTCACCGGTCTCGGCGCGTGGTTCACGAACGCAACCTACGCCGCGCTTTCCATCCGCGATGGAGACGGCTTCTCCGATCCCTTTGGCGGAGACGATGGCACCGATCCGGACTACCTGCGCCTGACCATCCACGGCTACAACGGAGCCACCGCGATGGGCACCGTGGACTTCTACCTGGCGGACTACCGGGGCGATTCGTCTTCCGACTACATCGTCGATCAGTGGAGGTGGGTGAACCTCTCCTCCCTCGGAACGGTGGACAAGCTGACCTTCTCCTTCGATTCGTCCGACCAGAGCTTCGGCTTCATCAACAAGCCCGCCTACTTCGCCATGGACAATCTCCTGTCCGTGCCGGAGCCATCCACGGCGCTTGCCGCTCTCGCCGGGCTGGCCTTGCTGGCCCGCCGTCGTCGCCGCTGA
- a CDS encoding AAA family ATPase: MDLDALKAALAASPDNIPLLMLVAKAHEDHFELADALALFERVVKLQSDHADALLGIARLLDLSGESSQAMVRLESLCALKPKFAPAWLLRARIALDEKDAVAARGFYDVAVDLDRSVADDELLAAILKAGGGQKRTAMTSAGPVEIDDDDDSPFTGMDAVTARELDLEFRVRADIKFGDVGGMEKVKEDIRMKIIHPLKNPELFAAYGKKPGGGVLLYGPPGCGKTLLARATAGEINASFFSIGLHHVLDMYIGESEQKLHKIFELARKAAPAVLFFDEIDALAADRRDMRQSAGRGIINQFLEELDGSRSSNDGVLILGATNAPWHVDGAFMRPGRFDRLVFVPPPDEVARREIAGIHGRGKPLVDFDPSAIAKKTEGFSGADLRAVFDLATEAALTEAMRKGAVVPVSGKMLMNASKEVKPSTRKWFESAKNYALYANQSGFYDDVLIYLGLKK, encoded by the coding sequence ATGGATTTGGATGCCCTGAAAGCCGCGCTCGCTGCGTCACCCGACAATATCCCGCTGCTGATGCTGGTGGCGAAGGCCCACGAGGATCATTTCGAGCTGGCCGATGCGCTCGCGCTTTTCGAGCGGGTGGTGAAGCTGCAGTCCGATCATGCAGACGCTTTGCTCGGGATCGCGCGTTTGCTCGATCTCTCGGGCGAGAGTTCGCAGGCGATGGTGCGTCTCGAATCGCTCTGTGCGCTGAAGCCGAAATTCGCCCCGGCGTGGCTGCTGCGTGCCCGCATCGCGCTGGATGAAAAGGACGCGGTGGCGGCCCGTGGTTTCTACGACGTCGCCGTCGATCTCGATCGCTCGGTGGCGGATGACGAGTTGCTCGCCGCCATCCTCAAGGCGGGCGGTGGACAAAAGCGCACCGCGATGACCTCCGCCGGACCGGTGGAGATCGACGATGACGATGACTCGCCCTTCACCGGCATGGATGCGGTGACCGCCCGCGAGCTCGACCTTGAGTTTCGCGTGAGGGCGGACATCAAGTTCGGCGATGTCGGCGGGATGGAGAAGGTGAAGGAGGACATCCGGATGAAGATCATCCACCCGCTGAAGAATCCCGAGCTCTTCGCCGCCTATGGCAAGAAGCCCGGTGGCGGGGTTCTGCTCTACGGCCCGCCCGGCTGCGGGAAGACGCTGCTGGCCCGCGCCACGGCGGGGGAGATCAATGCCTCCTTCTTCTCGATCGGCCTCCACCACGTGCTCGACATGTATATCGGCGAGAGCGAGCAGAAGCTGCACAAGATCTTCGAACTCGCCCGCAAGGCTGCGCCGGCGGTGCTGTTCTTCGATGAGATCGACGCGCTCGCGGCCGATCGTCGTGACATGCGCCAGTCGGCGGGGCGGGGGATCATCAACCAATTCCTGGAAGAACTCGATGGCTCGCGCTCCTCGAATGATGGCGTGCTCATCCTCGGTGCGACCAACGCCCCGTGGCATGTCGATGGCGCCTTCATGCGTCCCGGGCGCTTTGACCGGCTGGTCTTCGTGCCGCCGCCGGACGAGGTTGCGCGGCGGGAGATTGCGGGCATCCATGGCCGCGGCAAGCCGCTGGTGGACTTCGATCCCTCGGCCATCGCGAAGAAGACGGAGGGCTTCTCCGGTGCCGATCTAAGGGCGGTTTTCGATCTGGCCACCGAGGCGGCGCTTACCGAAGCCATGCGCAAGGGCGCGGTGGTGCCGGTCTCGGGGAAGATGCTGATGAATGCCAGCAAGGAGGTGAAGCCCTCCACCCGCAAGTGGTTCGAGAGCGCGAAGAACTATGCCCTCTATGCAAATCAAAGTGGCTTCTACGATGACGTGCTCATTTACCTCGGCCTGAAGAAATGA
- a CDS encoding VOC family protein, whose protein sequence is MKKQIPKNTICLWFDKDALDAARFYAATFPDSEVITVHHAPGDYPSGQEGDVLTVDFTVLGIPCMGLNGGPDFKHSEAFSFQVSTDTQEETDRYWNAIVGNGGEESACGWCRDRWGLSWQITPRVLIEALATGGAEAKRAFAAMMEMGKIDIAKIEAARRG, encoded by the coding sequence ATGAAAAAGCAGATTCCGAAAAACACGATCTGCCTGTGGTTCGACAAGGACGCGCTCGACGCGGCACGCTTCTATGCCGCCACGTTTCCAGACAGCGAAGTGATCACCGTCCACCACGCGCCCGGCGACTATCCGTCAGGGCAGGAAGGCGACGTGCTGACCGTCGATTTCACCGTGCTCGGCATTCCCTGCATGGGCCTGAATGGCGGCCCGGATTTCAAACACAGCGAGGCGTTTTCCTTTCAGGTCTCAACCGACACGCAGGAGGAAACAGACCGCTATTGGAATGCGATCGTGGGGAACGGTGGCGAGGAAAGCGCCTGTGGCTGGTGCAGGGACCGCTGGGGGCTTTCCTGGCAGATCACGCCGCGCGTCCTCATCGAGGCGCTGGCCACTGGCGGAGCGGAGGCCAAGCGCGCCTTCGCGGCGATGATGGAGATGGGCAAGATTGATATCGCCAAAATCGAGGCCGCCCGCCGGGGCTGA
- a CDS encoding tetratricopeptide repeat protein: MSELLMRARLLRDNRRFPEAVAALHQHLAADPDSFIAHYELAVTRFLEGESYRKALEDIDRAISLSPENPSAYAIRSAILLALDRDNEALAAADVALGIDPEFAFAWVCRGKALLAKHVLGDAEAAARKALELDPDFSDASNLLSTVLRLQKRFGEAEVEIDRHLARDPENAWTFATAGWTALNRGQRDKAENLFRESLRLDTELEHARLGLREAYKARSFFYRLFLRWVFFLQRHSEKNQWLIIIGIFIAFRFGRMLLTAIHPLAAVPLIIVYMMFVFGSWLASGLGHFLLLKDPLARLSLTRSEKLDGALVGGLFFIGLALLICGVTFLPIGVALLGGAMMAAAVPGSMVCDNPSTKGRVVFGVITTMMLICGAILCWRTFGRLPGEELIGDQDVLYVAVASIGLFITTWIGGIPSLRQAKPR, encoded by the coding sequence ATGAGCGAGCTCCTGATGCGCGCCCGGCTGTTGCGGGACAACCGGCGCTTCCCTGAAGCCGTCGCGGCGCTGCACCAGCATCTGGCGGCGGATCCCGACAGCTTCATCGCGCACTATGAGCTGGCGGTGACGCGTTTCCTCGAGGGAGAGAGTTATCGCAAGGCGCTTGAGGATATCGACAGGGCCATCTCCCTTTCTCCGGAGAATCCGTCTGCATACGCGATTCGCTCGGCGATCCTGCTGGCACTGGATCGTGACAATGAGGCGCTGGCAGCGGCTGATGTGGCGCTCGGGATCGATCCCGAGTTCGCCTTTGCGTGGGTGTGCCGCGGGAAGGCTTTGCTGGCGAAGCATGTGTTAGGCGACGCGGAAGCGGCGGCGCGCAAGGCGCTGGAGCTGGATCCGGATTTCTCCGACGCTTCCAATCTGCTCTCCACCGTGCTGCGACTCCAGAAGCGCTTCGGTGAGGCGGAGGTGGAGATCGACCGGCATCTCGCCCGCGACCCGGAGAATGCTTGGACCTTCGCGACGGCTGGATGGACCGCATTGAATCGCGGCCAGCGGGACAAGGCCGAGAATCTCTTTCGCGAATCGCTGCGGCTGGATACCGAGCTGGAGCACGCCCGGCTCGGGCTGCGCGAGGCTTACAAGGCGCGCTCGTTCTTTTACCGGCTGTTCTTGCGCTGGGTCTTTTTCCTCCAGCGCCACTCGGAGAAGAACCAGTGGCTGATCATCATCGGGATCTTCATTGCGTTCCGGTTTGGCCGGATGCTGCTGACAGCGATCCATCCCTTGGCGGCGGTGCCGCTGATCATCGTCTACATGATGTTTGTGTTTGGGAGTTGGCTGGCCAGCGGGCTCGGCCATTTCCTGCTGCTGAAGGACCCGCTGGCCCGGCTTTCACTCACGCGCAGCGAGAAGCTCGATGGCGCGCTGGTCGGTGGCTTGTTCTTCATCGGACTCGCGCTGTTGATTTGCGGCGTGACCTTCTTGCCGATTGGGGTGGCTCTGCTCGGCGGTGCGATGATGGCAGCCGCGGTTCCTGGAAGTATGGTTTGTGACAATCCGTCGACCAAGGGTCGTGTGGTCTTCGGGGTCATCACCACCATGATGCTCATCTGCGGGGCGATCCTTTGCTGGCGAACCTTTGGGCGACTGCCGGGCGAAGAATTGATTGGCGACCAGGACGTTCTGTATGTCGCTGTGGCCAGTATCGGATTGTTCATCACTACCTGGATCGGCGGGATTCCGTCGCTGCGTCAGGCAAAGCCTCGTTGA
- the rpsB gene encoding 30S ribosomal protein S2, with the protein MINELISDMVDAGVHYGHQTKKWNPKMKPYLMKDKGGIYIINLEQTVKCLDKASDFLSGLAGKGKKILFVGCKRQAQDAVREAAEATGQFYVNHRWLGGMLTNMTTVKKSIERLKWLENIEKQPEFKSMSKKELSALGREREKLLRNLRGIRGLEGKPDAIVIVDSARESIAVAEARRLEIPIVALVDTNADPSIVHYPIPGNDDAVRSIRIVLQNLVDAIVAAKKG; encoded by the coding sequence ATGATCAACGAACTCATCAGCGATATGGTGGACGCCGGCGTCCACTACGGTCACCAGACCAAGAAGTGGAACCCGAAAATGAAGCCCTACCTCATGAAGGACAAGGGCGGCATTTACATCATCAATCTCGAGCAGACCGTGAAGTGCCTGGACAAGGCCTCCGACTTCCTCTCGGGCCTTGCCGGCAAGGGCAAGAAGATCCTTTTCGTCGGCTGCAAGCGCCAGGCTCAGGACGCCGTCCGCGAAGCAGCGGAAGCGACCGGTCAATTCTACGTCAATCACCGTTGGCTCGGCGGCATGCTCACCAACATGACCACCGTCAAGAAGTCGATCGAACGCCTCAAGTGGCTCGAGAACATCGAGAAGCAGCCGGAGTTCAAGTCGATGTCCAAGAAGGAACTCTCCGCCCTCGGCCGCGAGCGCGAAAAGCTGCTCCGCAACCTCCGCGGTATCCGCGGTCTGGAAGGCAAGCCGGACGCGATCGTCATCGTCGACTCCGCCCGTGAGTCGATCGCCGTCGCCGAAGCCCGCCGCCTGGAGATCCCGATCGTCGCCCTCGTTGACACCAACGCCGACCCGTCGATCGTTCACTACCCGATCCCTGGCAACGACGACGCCGTCCGCTCGATCCGCATCGTCCTCCAGAACCTGGTGGACGCGATCGTCGCCGCCAAGAAGGGCTGA
- a CDS encoding prenyltransferase/squalene oxidase repeat-containing protein encodes MKLRILPLAASLMWAAQFLCAEPAPVAEVTKEAPPAQPATPAEKPAEAAKRAEETTKPADLPPPKPLGDPVKNGLAWLAKVQNSDGGWGQGGGWRTNLQTDGGGGGRVEGANVPDPSDLGNTAIALQAFLRAGIKLDTGEHSQAAAKAAAFVLTQLEADNDDSLFVTKVRDTQLQSKIGRYVDTFLAAQILSDLKGRFPNTTDEERRSKLLDKVVAKIQKHQAEDGAFAGNSGWAATLSQGICSRALNTAFAAGAKVDLAALEKDHLQNATGLDRATGAVAASGVGVGAGSGVGDAGVEIYRYASKLGGMTSFYQNNTGRRVELEKTAQAPASTPEQKEQAKDEISKIDKADADQKVLLKQVAERAGEKGFVAGFGNNGGEEFISYMNIGEALRSKGGDEWTKWDKSMTTTLQGAQNADGSWAGLHCITGRTFCTASALMVLMTDRAPAPVVVKNEAENTPAAK; translated from the coding sequence ATGAAACTCCGAATCTTACCCCTGGCGGCCAGCCTGATGTGGGCCGCCCAATTCCTCTGCGCGGAGCCTGCGCCCGTCGCTGAAGTCACCAAGGAAGCCCCTCCCGCACAACCTGCAACGCCCGCAGAAAAACCGGCCGAAGCCGCAAAACGCGCCGAGGAGACGACCAAGCCCGCCGACCTGCCGCCGCCCAAGCCGCTCGGCGATCCGGTGAAAAACGGCCTCGCCTGGCTGGCCAAGGTCCAGAATTCCGACGGCGGCTGGGGCCAGGGCGGCGGTTGGCGCACCAATCTCCAGACCGATGGCGGTGGTGGCGGCCGCGTCGAGGGCGCGAACGTCCCCGACCCGTCCGACCTCGGCAATACCGCCATTGCCTTGCAGGCCTTCCTGCGCGCCGGCATCAAGCTCGACACCGGCGAGCACTCACAAGCTGCCGCCAAGGCCGCCGCTTTCGTCCTGACCCAGCTTGAGGCGGACAATGACGACAGCCTGTTCGTCACCAAGGTCCGCGACACCCAGCTCCAGTCGAAGATCGGCCGCTACGTCGATACCTTCCTCGCCGCGCAGATCCTGTCCGATCTCAAGGGCCGCTTCCCGAATACCACCGACGAAGAACGGCGGAGCAAACTCCTCGATAAGGTCGTGGCGAAGATCCAGAAGCATCAGGCCGAGGACGGCGCCTTCGCCGGCAACAGCGGCTGGGCAGCCACATTATCGCAGGGCATCTGCAGCCGCGCGCTGAATACGGCCTTCGCCGCGGGCGCAAAGGTCGATCTCGCGGCGTTGGAAAAGGACCACCTTCAAAATGCCACCGGCCTGGACCGCGCAACCGGAGCCGTTGCGGCGAGTGGCGTTGGTGTAGGAGCAGGATCCGGAGTCGGCGACGCGGGCGTGGAGATCTACCGCTACGCCTCGAAGCTCGGCGGCATGACCTCGTTCTACCAAAACAACACCGGACGCCGCGTGGAGCTGGAAAAAACCGCGCAAGCGCCCGCCTCCACACCGGAACAAAAGGAACAGGCCAAGGATGAAATCTCCAAGATCGACAAGGCCGATGCCGACCAAAAGGTGCTCTTGAAGCAGGTCGCCGAGCGGGCCGGTGAGAAAGGTTTCGTCGCCGGTTTCGGCAACAACGGCGGCGAGGAATTCATCAGCTACATGAATATCGGCGAAGCGCTCCGCAGCAAGGGCGGCGACGAATGGACGAAGTGGGACAAGTCGATGACCACGACCCTCCAAGGTGCCCAGAACGCCGACGGCTCGTGGGCCGGCCTCCACTGCATCACCGGGAGAACTTTCTGCACTGCCAGCGCGTTGATGGTGCTCATGACCGACCGCGCTCCAGCGCCGGTGGTGGTGAAGAATGAGGCGGAGAACACTCCGGCCGCGAAATGA
- a CDS encoding heparinase II/III-family protein: MRSMCLWLACAGAVMAEVHPRLWFREDAEGAVKQRIANDPLARDVQAHIVKRAEKVLDERTCEYRIPDGKRLLSESRLALHNVLHCGWVWRTTGDVRFKERTIRELDAACALKDWNPSHFLDTAEMATAVAVGYDWLFPALSDEQKRRYEDALLEKALRVVGEKHAKTGWWKGATNNWTQVCGTGMALAAEVVKERDPALCEPLVEHGKKQIESCESFYLPDGAYPEGPSYWHYGTNYEVLLLAQLGKGIKVPEVLRRSGDFMRHVTGPTRVTFNYADGNPGAEVPSPAQSWIATHFKDVEQAAHVRSLLERSLKEGTGNGTTGDLRFFPLHLLWLPEAPGAGKTGPGYLGARFNGEQSFAFLRTAWTPDAAWLAVKGGTGAASHGHLDAGAFVYEAKGVRWFHDIGKDDYNMPGYFGNQRWDYLRLNNLSHNTLVIDGKLQATPREGCTVSEIFSGNSKLGVVVKLAPAYQGQAQVVDRSFTFDLKDGSVRTYDIVTKPVGPVRWAVVTKAKPKIEGSRVTLEVSGKRLVLERHDKAGGVWEEYSLKPKTEREQQNKGFYLIGFSAPRADELKLEVSWKVE; this comes from the coding sequence ATGAGATCGATGTGTTTGTGGCTGGCTTGTGCCGGCGCGGTGATGGCGGAGGTGCATCCGCGGCTGTGGTTTCGCGAGGATGCGGAGGGAGCGGTGAAGCAGCGGATCGCCAATGATCCGTTGGCGCGGGACGTCCAGGCTCACATCGTGAAGCGAGCGGAGAAGGTGCTCGACGAGCGCACCTGCGAATACCGCATCCCTGATGGGAAGCGGCTGCTTTCCGAGTCCCGGCTGGCGCTGCACAACGTACTGCATTGCGGCTGGGTGTGGCGGACCACGGGTGATGTGCGTTTCAAGGAGCGCACGATTCGCGAGCTTGATGCGGCTTGTGCGTTGAAGGACTGGAACCCGTCGCATTTCCTCGATACCGCCGAGATGGCGACCGCGGTGGCGGTTGGCTACGACTGGCTGTTTCCCGCGCTGAGTGATGAGCAGAAGCGGCGCTATGAGGACGCGTTGTTAGAGAAGGCGCTGCGTGTCGTGGGCGAGAAGCATGCGAAGACCGGCTGGTGGAAAGGTGCGACGAACAATTGGACGCAGGTCTGCGGCACCGGCATGGCGCTGGCGGCGGAGGTGGTGAAGGAGCGGGATCCGGCGCTGTGTGAGCCGCTGGTGGAACATGGGAAGAAGCAGATCGAAAGCTGCGAGAGTTTCTATCTGCCCGACGGTGCTTACCCTGAGGGGCCGTCCTACTGGCACTACGGCACGAACTACGAGGTGCTGCTGCTCGCTCAGCTCGGGAAAGGAATCAAGGTGCCGGAGGTTTTGCGTAGGAGCGGTGATTTCATGCGGCACGTCACCGGGCCGACGCGGGTGACCTTCAACTACGCCGACGGCAATCCGGGGGCCGAGGTGCCGTCGCCGGCACAGAGTTGGATCGCCACGCATTTCAAGGACGTGGAGCAGGCGGCGCATGTAAGGTCGTTGTTAGAGCGGTCGCTGAAGGAAGGCACGGGTAACGGGACAACCGGCGACCTGCGCTTCTTCCCACTGCATCTGCTGTGGTTGCCAGAGGCTCCCGGTGCTGGCAAAACCGGGCCCGGCTACTTGGGTGCGCGCTTCAATGGCGAGCAGTCCTTTGCCTTCCTTCGCACGGCATGGACGCCAGACGCGGCGTGGCTGGCCGTCAAGGGCGGCACCGGTGCGGCCAGCCATGGGCATCTCGACGCGGGAGCTTTTGTTTACGAAGCGAAGGGCGTCCGCTGGTTCCACGACATCGGCAAGGACGACTACAACATGCCGGGTTACTTTGGGAACCAACGCTGGGATTACCTGCGACTGAACAACCTTTCGCACAACACGCTGGTTATCGATGGAAAGCTTCAAGCCACGCCGCGAGAGGGGTGCACCGTTTCCGAGATATTCTCCGGTAACTCCAAGCTCGGAGTGGTGGTGAAGCTCGCGCCTGCCTATCAAGGGCAGGCTCAGGTGGTGGACCGCTCGTTCACCTTCGACCTCAAGGACGGTTCCGTGCGCACGTACGACATCGTGACCAAGCCGGTCGGCCCGGTGCGCTGGGCGGTGGTGACAAAGGCAAAGCCGAAGATCGAGGGTTCTCGCGTGACGCTTGAGGTTTCGGGCAAGCGGCTGGTGCTGGAACGCCACGATAAAGCGGGTGGCGTGTGGGAGGAGTATTCGCTCAAGCCGAAGACTGAGCGGGAACAGCAGAACAAGGGTTTTTATCTGATTGGTTTTAGTGCGCCGAGGGCGGATGAGTTGAAGCTCGAAGTGAGCTGGAAGGTCGAGTGA
- a CDS encoding VanW family protein, with protein MGKLLSHRHPLLYRLAVGYHRLRRSIAWHQNRDLMARQHPEMLSCLVKRHSSRLVKVLGDSDLQLQLNKVVNIGIVTPLIDGVRIAPGEVFSFCRLVGKPTRQRGFLEGMELSMGQARSGVGGGICQMANLLHWLVLHSPLTVTERSAHSFDPFPDQNRSMPFGTGCAVFYNYVDLCFRNDTSETFQFRIWMTATDLWGELRSDREIAETYKIYEEKHSFLRRGGEFFRTNEIWRRVMERKTGRHLRNEKLKENFVRVMYVPAGWDEEEKV; from the coding sequence ATGGGAAAACTCCTCAGCCATCGGCATCCCCTGCTCTACCGCCTCGCGGTGGGCTACCACCGGCTGAGACGGAGTATTGCGTGGCATCAGAACCGGGACCTGATGGCTCGCCAGCATCCCGAGATGCTCTCCTGCCTCGTGAAACGCCACTCGTCGCGGCTCGTCAAAGTGCTCGGCGATTCGGACCTCCAGCTCCAGTTGAACAAGGTGGTGAACATCGGGATCGTCACGCCGCTCATCGATGGCGTGAGGATCGCGCCCGGGGAGGTCTTTTCCTTCTGCCGGTTGGTCGGCAAACCGACCCGTCAGCGCGGATTCCTGGAAGGAATGGAGCTATCGATGGGCCAAGCCCGCTCCGGAGTCGGCGGCGGGATCTGCCAGATGGCTAATTTGCTCCACTGGCTCGTTCTGCACAGCCCGCTGACCGTCACCGAGAGGAGCGCCCACAGCTTCGATCCCTTTCCCGACCAGAACCGCAGCATGCCCTTCGGCACCGGCTGCGCGGTTTTCTACAACTACGTCGACCTCTGTTTCCGGAACGACACCTCGGAGACCTTCCAGTTCCGGATCTGGATGACCGCCACCGACCTGTGGGGAGAACTCCGGTCCGACCGCGAAATCGCCGAGACCTACAAGATCTATGAGGAGAAGCACAGCTTCCTCCGTCGCGGCGGCGAGTTCTTCCGCACCAACGAGATCTGGCGAAGGGTCATGGAACGAAAAACCGGCCGCCATCTCCGGAACGAGAAGCTAAAGGAGAATTTCGTGCGGGTGATGTATGTACCGGCCGGGTGGGACGAAGAGGAGAAGGTGTGA
- the tsf gene encoding translation elongation factor Ts, translating to MITASLVNELRQKTNVGMMECKKALTETNGDIEEAVTLLRKRGMMKAAAKADREASEGIIAARLSGDGKTGILIEVNCETDFVSRNDNYVAFVGQIADALAASSAKTLEEALAVKIGDLSMEDFVKTKTLELGENIRLRKFERFDLQDGGAIAQYIHMGGKVGVLLEVSAGNGETASKEEFRDLVKDITLHIASMAPKGLSRDEITDDIIEAEKNVYRAQLAAEGKPEAMIEKIVEGKIGKFFSEAVLLEQAFVKDADTTIKKLVETKGKEVGDTLVVKRFVRFGLGE from the coding sequence ATGATCACCGCATCCCTCGTCAACGAACTCCGCCAGAAGACCAATGTCGGCATGATGGAGTGCAAGAAGGCCCTCACCGAAACCAACGGCGACATCGAAGAAGCCGTTACCCTGCTCCGCAAGCGCGGGATGATGAAGGCTGCCGCCAAGGCCGACCGCGAAGCCTCCGAAGGCATCATCGCCGCCCGCCTCTCGGGCGACGGCAAGACCGGTATCCTGATCGAGGTGAACTGCGAGACCGACTTCGTGTCCCGCAACGACAACTACGTGGCCTTCGTCGGCCAGATTGCCGACGCTCTCGCCGCCTCCAGCGCGAAGACCCTTGAGGAAGCCCTCGCCGTGAAGATCGGCGACCTTTCCATGGAAGACTTCGTGAAGACCAAGACCCTGGAGCTCGGTGAGAACATCCGCCTCCGCAAATTCGAACGCTTCGATCTGCAGGACGGTGGTGCCATCGCCCAGTACATCCACATGGGTGGCAAGGTCGGCGTGCTTCTCGAAGTCTCCGCGGGCAATGGCGAAACCGCGTCCAAGGAAGAGTTCCGCGACCTCGTCAAGGACATCACCCTCCACATCGCCTCAATGGCACCGAAGGGCCTCTCCCGCGACGAGATCACCGACGACATCATCGAAGCCGAAAAGAACGTCTACCGCGCCCAGCTCGCCGCCGAAGGCAAGCCGGAAGCGATGATCGAGAAGATCGTGGAAGGCAAGATCGGCAAGTTCTTCTCCGAAGCTGTGCTCCTCGAGCAGGCCTTCGTGAAGGACGCGGACACCACCATCAAGAAGCTGGTGGAAACCAAGGGCAAGGAAGTCGGCGACACCCTCGTGGTGAAGCGCTTCGTCCGCTTCGGCCTGGGCGAGTAA